Proteins from a single region of Candidatus Margulisiibacteriota bacterium:
- a CDS encoding DUF3467 domain-containing protein, which produces MSEEIRIDIDERAAAGHYSNLAVISHNENEFILDFIFAHPPKGVVTSRIITSPAHAKRLLKALRENLERFEKNFGPVKDSPEPPKFGLNFSKN; this is translated from the coding sequence ATGAGCGAAGAGATCAGGATAGACATTGACGAACGAGCGGCGGCCGGGCACTACAGTAACCTGGCGGTCATTTCCCATAATGAGAACGAGTTCATTTTGGACTTTATCTTTGCCCATCCCCCCAAGGGGGTCGTGACCTCACGGATCATCACTTCGCCGGCCCATGCCAAGCGGCTGCTCAAGGCGTTGCGCGAGAATCTGGAGAGGTTCGAGAAGAATTTCGGGCCGGTCAAAGACTCGCCCGAACCACCCAAGTTCGGCCTTAATTTCTCAAAGAATTAA
- a CDS encoding serine/threonine-protein kinase, which yields MIGNISHIRFDYRPTAFNLGLNRAFRSGGSGAVSGAICPRFPDDKVPGKKGVYTILAPLTDFNPDAEGGMSKVYLALDPEDYQCVLKVMIDISGFLPGPAKEITLRFVEEVNTTERVNHKNVIGIIDREPSRVPEYYFMEYVPENLRNFIEEKEQAKPLAASHIILRILRGLIAFSNAFGADSPDKCAHRDLKPENIFIERDEDGKSIIKVKVADFGLVKVPDSEKTRTGMITATPEYCAPEIILNGSKIADQRSDIFVLGLILYYLLTGKDALDLGENKRDFKAYLDQVRTLPERIKNREFGELKHPVPDEFWNIALKAAQMEPNDRFQSFQEFSGAVEAAIKKFTIKR from the coding sequence ATGATAGGCAATATCTCACACATACGTTTCGATTACCGGCCGACGGCTTTTAATCTCGGTCTCAACCGGGCGTTCAGGAGCGGCGGCAGCGGCGCTGTCTCGGGGGCAATCTGCCCGAGATTCCCTGATGACAAAGTGCCAGGGAAAAAAGGCGTTTACACTATATTAGCGCCGCTGACAGACTTTAACCCCGACGCCGAGGGGGGTATGTCAAAGGTCTATCTGGCCCTAGACCCGGAGGACTACCAATGTGTTTTAAAGGTCATGATCGACATTTCGGGCTTCCTGCCGGGACCGGCCAAGGAAATAACCTTGCGGTTCGTTGAAGAAGTCAATACCACGGAAAGGGTCAACCACAAAAACGTGATCGGGATAATCGACCGGGAGCCGAGCCGCGTCCCCGAATATTACTTCATGGAATACGTGCCGGAGAACCTGCGCAACTTTATTGAAGAAAAAGAACAGGCCAAGCCGCTCGCGGCCAGCCATATTATCTTAAGGATACTCCGGGGACTGATCGCCTTCAGCAATGCCTTCGGAGCGGACAGCCCGGACAAATGCGCCCACCGCGATCTTAAGCCGGAAAATATTTTCATAGAACGGGACGAGGACGGCAAGTCGATCATCAAGGTGAAAGTGGCCGATTTCGGCCTCGTCAAAGTGCCGGACAGCGAAAAGACCCGGACCGGCATGATCACCGCGACCCCCGAATACTGCGCCCCGGAGATCATCCTCAATGGCTCCAAAATAGCCGATCAGCGCTCGGATATATTTGTTCTGGGGCTCATACTTTATTATCTTTTGACCGGCAAAGACGCGCTCGATCTTGGGGAAAATAAGCGGGATTTTAAGGCGTATCTTGATCAGGTCCGAACCCTGCCCGAGCGGATCAAGAACAGAGAGTTCGGGGAACTTAAGCATCCTGTGCCCGATGAGTTTTGGAATATTGCTTTAAAAGCAGCGCAAATGGAGCCGAACGACCGGTTCCAGTCCTTCCAGGAATTTAGCGGAGCGGTCGAAGCGGCCATCAAAAAATTCACGATAAAACGCTGA
- a CDS encoding PorV/PorQ family protein, giving the protein MKNNTLTKNHMEPATKRRGSMKKGTETFSLRFLLIALITLCFTSAALAEGLPDPMMIGVGARSLGMGKAYVGVAEDGDAIFMNPAGIARIATPKLSSMYTSLLGDVNYIVVGGVYPYGERSAIGAGYIGASVGEIPLTNTTGASLGSGSWGNNVMFLSYGTYLNELPGLKLDFGRDVLVGGSLKYYSVGGTGTGVTDGSGSGYDADLAVLFPATNYMTVGLNAQNFLPASMGGKITNKSTGQSDGLPLNVKVGTKVALIGPDGSAISTNGSRKLNGLVDYDTLGGALHAGAEFWPTGNLALRVGSDDQNLTAGVGIKVSGVEFDYAYHPYAGINENTTHFISISYLGEPRKRELNISLEGPKDKAVIYEDHVTVKGKVEIKEGDEDAPKGPLSVKVNGVSVVTNPDGSFTSEIPVEAYGKKLVQVEAVDTAGNVAQSEARLVRLTSFADVPDGYWAKAPIENNATVGLVQGYPDQTFRPERALTRAELATLLVRAKGIKLPVTQARQVFKDVKPGFWAAKYIEVAQREGLVKGYPDRTFRPNNKINKAEGIAVLVRFDQLRLAEVDSKPYWDIGTNHWAAKYIQAAKDNGMLKFIERNRLRPKEALVRSESVEMLGKTSLAGGKIKDLYTWEKGFKPGTETRPDIKASLD; this is encoded by the coding sequence ATGAAAAACAACACCTTGACCAAAAACCATATGGAGCCTGCGACTAAACGTCGCGGCTCCATGAAAAAAGGAACCGAGACGTTCAGTCTCAGGTTCCTTTTGATAGCACTCATCACTCTCTGTTTCACCTCGGCCGCCCTGGCCGAAGGATTGCCCGACCCGATGATGATCGGTGTCGGCGCCCGCTCGCTCGGTATGGGTAAGGCCTATGTCGGCGTAGCCGAAGACGGCGACGCCATCTTCATGAACCCGGCCGGTATCGCCCGGATCGCCACGCCGAAGCTCTCCAGCATGTACACCTCACTCCTCGGCGATGTCAATTACATCGTCGTCGGCGGGGTTTATCCGTACGGCGAGCGGTCGGCCATCGGGGCCGGCTACATCGGCGCCAGCGTCGGCGAGATCCCCTTGACCAACACGACCGGCGCTTCGCTCGGCTCCGGCAGTTGGGGAAACAACGTCATGTTTCTCTCCTACGGTACATATCTTAACGAGCTCCCCGGCTTAAAGCTGGACTTCGGCCGCGACGTCCTCGTCGGCGGCAGTCTCAAATATTACAGCGTCGGCGGCACTGGCACCGGCGTGACCGACGGCTCCGGTTCCGGCTACGACGCCGACCTAGCCGTCCTCTTCCCGGCGACCAATTATATGACCGTCGGGCTTAACGCCCAGAACTTCCTGCCGGCCTCAATGGGCGGCAAGATCACCAATAAGTCGACTGGCCAGTCCGACGGCCTGCCGCTGAACGTCAAGGTCGGGACCAAAGTTGCCCTGATCGGCCCGGACGGTTCCGCCATTTCCACGAACGGCAGCCGCAAGCTGAACGGGTTGGTCGATTACGACACCCTCGGCGGCGCGCTCCATGCCGGAGCGGAATTCTGGCCGACCGGCAACCTCGCCCTGCGCGTCGGTTCCGACGACCAGAACCTGACCGCCGGCGTCGGCATCAAGGTCTCCGGGGTTGAGTTCGATTACGCTTACCACCCCTATGCCGGGATCAACGAGAACACGACCCACTTTATTTCGATCAGCTACCTCGGCGAACCGCGCAAGCGGGAGCTGAACATCAGCCTGGAAGGGCCAAAAGACAAAGCGGTCATTTATGAAGACCACGTTACTGTCAAAGGGAAGGTCGAGATCAAGGAAGGGGACGAAGACGCGCCTAAAGGCCCGCTCTCCGTCAAGGTCAACGGTGTCAGCGTCGTCACTAATCCCGACGGCAGCTTCACTTCCGAGATCCCGGTCGAGGCTTACGGCAAGAAACTGGTCCAGGTGGAGGCAGTCGACACCGCCGGCAACGTGGCGCAGAGTGAAGCGCGGCTCGTCCGCCTGACCTCGTTCGCCGACGTCCCGGACGGTTACTGGGCCAAGGCGCCGATCGAGAACAACGCCACTGTCGGTTTGGTCCAGGGTTACCCTGACCAGACCTTCCGCCCGGAACGGGCCCTGACCCGCGCGGAGCTCGCCACCCTGCTGGTGCGCGCCAAAGGGATCAAACTCCCCGTAACCCAGGCCCGCCAGGTCTTCAAGGACGTCAAGCCGGGCTTCTGGGCGGCCAAGTACATCGAAGTCGCCCAGCGCGAAGGGCTCGTCAAGGGCTATCCTGACCGGACCTTCCGCCCTAACAACAAGATCAATAAGGCCGAGGGGATCGCGGTCTTGGTCCGCTTCGACCAGCTCCGCCTGGCGGAAGTTGATTCGAAACCATACTGGGACATCGGCACCAACCACTGGGCGGCCAAGTATATCCAGGCGGCCAAAGATAACGGTATGCTCAAGTTCATCGAACGGAACCGCCTGCGGCCGAAAGAGGCGCTGGTCCGCTCCGAGTCGGTCGAGATGCTAGGCAAGACCAGCCTCGCCGGCGGCAAGATCAAGGACCTCTATACCTGGGAGAAAGGGTTCAAGCCAGGGACCGAGACCCGGCCGGACATCAAGGCTTCGCTCGACTAA
- a CDS encoding Ig-like domain-containing protein — MAALANIPQPTATPNAGAGRIDLSWTAASGPAGTIAGYNVYRSTDGTTWGSPLNGGTPVSGTAYNDTSGTSGATYYYATKIVFTGGVESTYRSVKAGPVTYPAAPPVISVAPASLTFNAVAGGSNPASQNLNITNTGGGTLTVSNATKTNAWLTLNPTSGTAPFSIAASINIVGLTAGTYNDTINITSNGGNKAVPVTLNITATPQPTITRNPTSFDLTVTLGQNLTNQTFTVGNSGTGTLNYTITKTDASSLISNINPASGSILSGGANQTITLTFSTAALAVGNYSATITITDATATNNPQTIPVTVHVTAATLSSIAVTPANPTINVGANQQFIATGTYSDSSTQNITTQVTWTSGTPATATINTSGLATGVAAGSSQISAALLGKTGTATLNVSSVATNSLTLTSPKTGDIIYGGSAVKLYWTSTGTIANIKIELSPDGGSTWGAFGATVPNTGSFESSMTWANTTEAITTMQLRISDATNPATSSTSGNFTLAPAVTPTAIVIDDFEGGSVGTWQAPNDKSGYYAFGNGMITPDKDHITADGPAAAAAKNGAKGMKVQYSYVHNADPNKDWGDGWGAKLIKTLDLTALKSVTMNVNWDGSSNNINFSLKDSDGTAMAANVSNATLLALGGYNKVSIARSAFAYDAGGSDTGANNTFDWTKVASYNFVYNTKGTTANAQNIDDITAVLTDEAVLPPPPATGEAPAITTISPTAAPAGTMITVTGVRFGTPQGGSHLDFENQTTKVSYQAQITAWSDTSITAYVPKLAATGTYEVKVVRVAIAAGTGTITALQSNPANFQVTASGAGDLAIIWPNPFNPNSQTVSIAVTDTAGASRLGFYIFDMTAKLVYKEVITSGNQISWDGHDQAGAIVADGAYLLRAINDETKSLLAKGKILVIKH; from the coding sequence ATGGCTGCGCTTGCGAATATTCCGCAACCCACTGCTACACCAAATGCCGGTGCAGGAAGAATTGATCTTTCCTGGACTGCAGCTTCTGGGCCGGCTGGAACAATTGCCGGTTACAATGTTTACCGCAGCACTGACGGAACAACCTGGGGCTCCCCGTTAAACGGTGGCACGCCTGTAAGCGGCACAGCTTATAACGACACGTCCGGGACCTCTGGTGCAACTTATTATTATGCCACCAAAATCGTCTTTACCGGTGGTGTTGAATCAACTTATCGTTCTGTAAAAGCGGGCCCGGTAACTTATCCGGCCGCACCACCGGTTATCAGCGTCGCTCCGGCTAGCTTGACTTTTAATGCAGTAGCCGGCGGCTCTAATCCGGCCAGCCAGAACCTTAACATCACCAACACCGGCGGCGGCACGCTCACCGTTTCCAATGCGACCAAAACCAACGCCTGGCTGACCCTCAATCCCACTTCGGGAACCGCGCCGTTCAGCATCGCGGCTTCTATCAATATTGTCGGGCTCACTGCCGGAACGTATAACGATACGATCAATATCACCTCGAACGGCGGCAACAAGGCGGTGCCGGTGACCCTGAATATCACTGCAACACCGCAACCGACGATCACTAGGAATCCAACATCATTTGATCTAACCGTGACTTTGGGACAAAATCTAACTAACCAAACCTTTACGGTCGGCAACAGCGGGACAGGGACGTTGAACTATACGATCACCAAAACCGACGCGTCATCCCTTATCTCTAATATCAACCCGGCCAGCGGCAGCATACTTTCGGGCGGAGCGAACCAGACCATCACGCTCACCTTCAGCACTGCGGCTTTGGCTGTCGGCAATTATAGTGCGACGATCACTATTACTGACGCCACTGCGACCAACAATCCGCAGACCATTCCGGTAACAGTTCACGTAACCGCCGCAACTCTTTCTTCCATTGCCGTTACGCCGGCAAACCCGACGATCAACGTCGGCGCAAATCAGCAGTTCATCGCGACCGGAACATATTCCGACAGCTCAACCCAAAATATCACCACTCAGGTAACCTGGACTAGTGGTACACCGGCCACTGCCACCATCAACACCAGCGGTTTAGCGACTGGTGTGGCGGCGGGATCAAGCCAGATATCAGCTGCTCTCTTGGGCAAGACGGGGACGGCAACTCTTAATGTTAGTTCCGTCGCAACCAATTCCCTGACCCTCACCTCTCCGAAAACCGGGGATATTATTTATGGCGGGTCGGCCGTCAAACTTTATTGGACCTCGACTGGAACGATCGCCAACATAAAGATTGAATTATCACCTGATGGCGGGTCGACCTGGGGAGCCTTTGGAGCTACCGTGCCAAACACCGGAAGTTTTGAAAGCAGCATGACCTGGGCCAACACGACAGAAGCGATCACAACCATGCAATTGAGGATCAGCGATGCCACTAATCCGGCTACCTCAAGTACTTCCGGCAACTTTACTCTAGCTCCCGCTGTAACCCCGACCGCTATCGTCATCGACGATTTTGAAGGCGGGAGCGTCGGCACCTGGCAGGCGCCTAACGACAAATCCGGCTACTACGCCTTCGGCAACGGCATGATCACGCCTGACAAGGACCATATCACGGCGGATGGACCGGCTGCTGCCGCGGCCAAGAACGGCGCCAAGGGGATGAAAGTCCAATACTCTTACGTCCATAATGCCGACCCGAACAAAGATTGGGGTGACGGCTGGGGCGCCAAGCTCATCAAAACCCTTGACCTGACGGCGCTGAAGAGCGTAACCATGAACGTCAACTGGGACGGCTCCAGCAACAACATCAACTTCTCGCTCAAGGACAGCGACGGCACGGCCATGGCCGCGAATGTTTCGAACGCGACTTTGCTGGCCCTCGGCGGTTATAACAAGGTCTCGATCGCCAGGTCGGCCTTCGCCTACGACGCCGGCGGCAGTGACACCGGCGCCAACAACACCTTCGATTGGACCAAGGTCGCCAGCTATAACTTTGTTTACAATACCAAGGGGACCACGGCCAACGCTCAAAATATCGACGATATTACGGCCGTGCTCACCGACGAAGCGGTCCTGCCGCCGCCACCCGCGACCGGTGAGGCCCCGGCGATCACCACGATCAGCCCGACCGCGGCTCCGGCCGGCACCATGATCACCGTCACCGGCGTCAGGTTTGGCACCCCGCAAGGCGGCAGCCACCTCGACTTCGAGAACCAGACGACCAAGGTCTCGTACCAGGCACAGATCACCGCCTGGAGCGACACGTCAATTACCGCCTACGTGCCGAAACTGGCCGCCACCGGCACCTATGAAGTGAAAGTGGTCCGCGTCGCCATCGCCGCCGGCACCGGCACCATCACCGCCCTGCAGTCGAACCCGGCTAATTTCCAGGTTACGGCTTCAGGCGCTGGCGATCTCGCCATCATCTGGCCCAATCCGTTCAACCCGAACAGCCAGACAGTCTCGATCGCCGTGACCGACACGGCGGGGGCGAGCCGGCTCGGCTTCTACATCTTCGACATGACCGCCAAGCTGGTCTATAAAGAGGTCATCACCTCCGGTAACCAGATCAGCTGGGACGGACATGACCAGGCGGGAGCGATCGTCGCCGACGGCGCTTATCTCCTGCGGGCCATCAATGATGAGACCAAGTCCCTGCTCGCCAAAGGCAAGATCCTCGTGATCAAGCATTAA
- a CDS encoding IPT/TIG domain-containing protein, producing MKNILKIGGLVFGLALVLMAVAGSANASVVIPSKSVINPVTQTVYVPNNGASPSEVRIYYRSGNGLNSTWLETRKISITTSTTAKVYGLAISADGKRLFVSINDSYQSQLRIYDLDINNYGIPTYNYKLAQWTPASNSSPAGVTVVDNRAYVADMGSARVHIFDYDGSNWKKTGEITEGLTGLGAIYDVATGPKVDNKFGYSYPIFVSRKTIADGVTKQLFMYSYNYAINFQTKVVTTSINFLSSANVETPTYMKVANGKLYVAVKDSTADVKIFDYSGGTLVEDTTPINNGTNFYYGWAGLDLAPDGSALYYTQAQNSNENPTKLIKIVLPGTNPIIKGSHAAPYDGLVISTDNMYAISTYSWSGTIQADVINNDPIQPVITSVSPTQSVYGVNVEATVTGKNFINGSTSIFFGSMQMPVNVVSSTLAKITVDNGFYSQFVSQSQVKHVFELWSRNEGGLALFKPSGVFFTVNPSTANWPTVTSIDPNNGVQGQTVNIVNLIGTNFVKGTTPADSTTVKLYRAGTNTTINALVTVVDDKHIIGAIPIKLADPIGSYDVVATNPDSNVGTLPAGFTVFAPGTAPTVTKIDPNLGLIESSISGKITGTNFQAGATAYLSKAGQAPIPVNLSNITPTSMDYSIANLGDMIGLWTVNVKNPNNQIGSLYNGFNIVVNADKVPTITAVYPSKAPNTVDTNIIIEGTNLDTATAADIQINPTKPLTNLKVISATKLSATFPALTYTLPAGTYHITVSNKFGTSAQTKADVFEVTKGLEDPAQPSQIQNFTAADNEDKQSTLHWFNPADNDMAAIEVRRYASAYPASYDSSGTPVYGANIIPKPSEEITFPDAPLTNNTTYYYVAFIKDTSGNWSTVQIGKNADTATPGTGGSADVPRNLMAVKSGNDAILTWDAPQAGEPGGGYRVYRGTSPTTITNLVGEVLAGTHTLPDTGAVMTTDSYYYVAKAFTGPTESGPSNMASIVKINLVKNQTTGSKYWISIPYLNSYATLASIIDDMNGIGDITTGAGLTTAPTNCDYIARLNPTTQQFEAVWWDGQVWNSATDDGNTPALETPANIIGEGFEISVLKNFTMAFAGGNDPNFTFTLTKNATIGNKHWISIPYTTTYTTIASIIGNINGIGDITTGAGLTTAPTNCDYIARLNPTTQQFEAVWWDGQVWNSATDDGNTPALETPAVVIGEGYEMSILKDISWKPLSL from the coding sequence ATGAAAAATATTTTAAAGATCGGAGGGTTGGTGTTCGGGCTGGCTTTGGTCCTGATGGCGGTCGCGGGTTCGGCTAACGCTTCCGTTGTTATCCCCAGCAAAAGCGTTATCAATCCGGTAACGCAAACCGTCTATGTCCCGAACAACGGCGCTTCTCCTTCCGAAGTCAGGATCTATTACCGTTCCGGCAATGGTTTGAATTCCACTTGGCTAGAAACAAGGAAAATAAGCATTACCACCTCGACCACCGCCAAGGTTTACGGCCTGGCGATCTCGGCGGACGGCAAAAGATTGTTCGTTTCGATCAACGACTCTTATCAATCCCAATTGAGAATTTATGACCTTGATATAAATAACTACGGGATCCCCACCTACAATTATAAACTCGCCCAGTGGACCCCTGCCAGTAACAGTTCGCCAGCGGGTGTTACGGTTGTCGATAATCGCGCCTATGTGGCGGATATGGGCTCGGCACGCGTCCATATTTTTGATTACGACGGCTCGAACTGGAAAAAGACCGGCGAGATCACTGAAGGGCTGACTGGTTTAGGCGCCATCTATGATGTCGCAACAGGCCCTAAAGTAGATAATAAATTTGGCTATAGTTACCCGATCTTTGTTTCCCGCAAGACCATTGCAGATGGAGTCACCAAACAGCTTTTCATGTATTCCTATAATTACGCGATCAACTTTCAAACTAAAGTTGTCACCACCTCCATTAACTTTTTATCTTCGGCCAACGTCGAAACTCCGACTTACATGAAGGTCGCGAACGGCAAGCTTTATGTCGCGGTCAAGGATTCCACCGCCGATGTGAAGATATTCGATTACAGCGGGGGAACACTGGTCGAAGACACAACTCCGATCAACAACGGCACTAATTTCTATTACGGCTGGGCCGGGCTTGACCTCGCGCCCGACGGCAGCGCTCTTTACTACACGCAGGCGCAGAATTCAAACGAAAACCCGACCAAGCTGATCAAAATCGTGCTGCCCGGCACCAATCCTATTATCAAAGGCAGCCATGCCGCCCCCTATGACGGTCTGGTCATCTCAACGGATAATATGTACGCTATCTCGACCTACAGCTGGAGCGGCACGATCCAAGCTGACGTGATAAACAACGATCCGATCCAACCGGTCATTACCAGCGTTTCGCCGACCCAAAGCGTTTACGGAGTGAACGTCGAGGCGACCGTAACGGGCAAAAATTTCATAAACGGTAGTACATCGATATTTTTTGGCAGTATGCAAATGCCAGTCAACGTCGTTTCATCGACCCTGGCCAAAATAACTGTTGATAATGGCTTCTATAGCCAGTTCGTGTCACAGTCACAGGTCAAACATGTTTTCGAGCTCTGGAGCAGGAACGAGGGCGGTCTCGCACTTTTCAAGCCGTCGGGTGTCTTTTTTACCGTTAATCCGTCGACGGCTAACTGGCCCACCGTTACCTCGATCGACCCGAACAACGGCGTGCAGGGGCAGACGGTCAATATCGTTAATTTAATAGGTACGAACTTTGTTAAGGGAACTACGCCGGCTGATTCGACCACGGTCAAACTTTATCGGGCCGGCACCAATACCACGATCAATGCGCTCGTTACGGTGGTCGACGACAAGCATATCATCGGCGCGATCCCGATCAAATTAGCCGATCCGATCGGTTCATATGATGTGGTCGCAACCAATCCGGACTCAAACGTTGGCACACTCCCCGCCGGCTTTACCGTTTTCGCTCCGGGTACCGCGCCGACTGTAACTAAGATCGATCCCAACCTCGGGCTGATCGAGAGCAGTATTTCGGGTAAAATAACCGGCACGAATTTCCAGGCCGGCGCGACCGCTTATCTTTCCAAAGCCGGACAAGCCCCTATCCCGGTTAACCTATCAAATATCACTCCGACCTCAATGGATTACAGCATCGCCAATCTGGGCGACATGATCGGTCTCTGGACCGTCAACGTCAAGAATCCCAACAATCAGATCGGCTCGCTCTACAATGGCTTCAACATCGTTGTGAACGCGGATAAAGTGCCGACCATCACGGCGGTCTATCCGTCCAAGGCGCCCAACACCGTGGACACCAATATCATTATAGAAGGCACCAATCTCGATACAGCCACTGCGGCCGATATCCAGATCAATCCGACCAAGCCGTTAACCAATCTTAAGGTGATCTCCGCGACCAAGCTGTCGGCCACCTTTCCTGCCTTGACCTACACTCTGCCGGCTGGGACTTATCATATAACCGTTTCCAACAAGTTTGGGACTTCGGCCCAGACCAAGGCCGACGTTTTCGAGGTGACGAAAGGGCTGGAAGACCCTGCTCAACCGTCGCAGATTCAAAATTTTACCGCAGCCGATAATGAGGACAAACAATCGACTTTACATTGGTTCAATCCGGCCGATAATGACATGGCAGCAATCGAAGTCCGTCGCTACGCCAGCGCTTATCCCGCTTCTTATGATTCTTCGGGCACGCCGGTTTATGGGGCCAATATTATTCCCAAGCCGAGCGAAGAGATTACCTTTCCTGACGCTCCGCTGACTAACAACACAACTTATTATTATGTTGCGTTCATTAAAGACACGTCCGGCAACTGGAGCACGGTGCAGATCGGCAAGAATGCCGATACGGCAACCCCTGGGACTGGTGGTAGCGCCGATGTCCCGCGCAATCTAATGGCGGTGAAGTCGGGAAATGATGCTATACTTACCTGGGATGCGCCTCAAGCAGGCGAACCCGGAGGTGGCTATCGCGTGTACCGCGGCACCAGCCCAACCACGATCACTAATTTAGTTGGAGAGGTCCTCGCAGGAACCCACACATTACCCGATACAGGAGCAGTTATGACAACTGACTCGTACTACTATGTGGCTAAGGCATTTACCGGCCCAACCGAATCAGGGCCATCGAATATGGCTAGTATAGTTAAAATCAACCTTGTTAAAAATCAAACTACCGGAAGTAAATATTGGATTTCGATCCCTTATTTAAATTCATATGCAACATTGGCAAGCATTATTGATGATATGAATGGGATTGGAGACATCACAACTGGCGCCGGATTAACAACTGCGCCAACAAATTGTGATTACATTGCCAGATTAAATCCGACTACCCAGCAATTTGAGGCAGTATGGTGGGACGGCCAAGTTTGGAACTCTGCAACAGATGACGGTAATACCCCTGCACTCGAAACCCCGGCAAATATAATTGGGGAAGGATTTGAAATCTCTGTGCTTAAGAATTTCACAATGGCATTTGCTGGCGGCAATGATCCTAATTTCACCTTTACTTTGACCAAAAATGCAACCATTGGGAATAAACATTGGATATCGATTCCCTATACGACAACTTATACCACTATAGCAAGCATCATTGGCAATATTAATGGGATTGGAGACATCACAACTGGCGCCGGATTAACAACTGCGCCAACAAATTGTGATTACATTGCCAGATTAAATCCGACTACCCAGCAATTTGAGGCAGTATGGTGGGACGGCCAGGTTTGGAACTCTGCAACAGATGACGGTAATACTCCTGCACTCGAAACCCCGGCAGTCGTAATTGGCGAGGGATACGAAATGTCGATTCTAAAAGATATAAGCTGGAAACCGCTTAGTCTGTAA